One window from the genome of Asterias rubens chromosome 11, eAstRub1.3, whole genome shotgun sequence encodes:
- the LOC117297031 gene encoding uncharacterized protein LOC117297031 → MDACEFKHLYCTAALLAACVVSCAFAQTETPDVTFTRKPKDLFEYFTEADESLVAPVLNCQIRGLTDEMEVEWLRNDLAIHEGEYTAKNYSLLSNYTDSDFDLEISRNITLRDDRDKYCCAVYVVANISQSHERTLFKKMCARVKVYFFARERNPECLISVTSPEAAYKEGTGFTLECCINSWNLHIQLLWERNRNNGFRPIMGMNISRKNENALRKCIVQDMTDHQEGDTYQCLTTISQFSLTRANRQLQQIGVDLNSVRQKSCTFAERSTILVSHDDHKEDDPTFSCYSPGANYIWSFVPNLDEKNQYHMSKDRSTVLLNLDTLTDTEYNITCTAVGEDSIGSKTLNVEISPVESTMQNVFKIVAISLGVIVVLFFILLIVYFVKTRLSFVCGRENRSRNLTPQEMRARIQIRRNMSGNSSGLYAFPSSRMASSSITPLMEGPEEGASSAEQSSPKPPRPGLIPDRHRLEGAVGGAILDEDDMIECEYRDEFEPDPKSMNVEGLQYADLEFSSDEEEYAVEDEEEASETTGDDKGEKPKVNYADIVHFDPRRNSDPRRKSTST, encoded by the coding sequence ATGGATGCGTGTGAGTTTAAGCATCTGTACTGCACGGCAGCTTTACTAGCGGCATGTGTTGTAAGCTGCGCGTTTGCGCAAACCGAAACACCTGATGTGACTTTCACCCGAAAACCGAAAGATTTGTTCGAGTATTTCACCGAGGCTGACGAGAGCTTAGTTGCCCCGGTTTTAAATTGCCAAATTAGGGGACTTACAGATGAGATGGAGGTTGAGTGGCTTCGGAATGACTTAGCCATTCATGAAGGCGAATACACTGCAAAGAATTATTCACTGCTCAGTAATTATACTGACAGTGACTTTGATCTTGAAATTTCGCGCAACATCACGTTAAGGGATGATCGCGACAAATACTGCTGCGCTGTTTATGTTGTCGCTAACATCTCACAATCCCACGAGAGAACTTTGTTCAAAAAAATGTGCGCGAGGGTGAAGGTTTATTTCTTTGCAAGGGAGAGAAACCCAGAGTGTTTGATAAGTGTGACTTCTCCGGAGGCGGCTTATAAAGAAGGAACCGGCTTCACTTTGGAATGCTGTATAAATTCCTGGAATCTTCACATTCAGTTACTGTGGGAGCGGAACAGGAACAACGGGTTTAGGCCGATCATGGGGATGAACATTTCACGCAAAAACGAAAATGCTCTGAGGAAGTGTATTGTTCAGGACATGACTGATCATCAAGAGGGCGACACGTATCAGTGTCTCACGACGATCTCGCAGTTCTCGCTGACTCGAGCAAACAGGCAGTTGCAGCAGATCGGAGTTGACTTAAACAGTGTGCGGCAGAAGAGTTGCACCTTCGCGGAGAGGAGCACCATCCTGGTGTCGCATGACGACCATAAAGAGGATGATCCGACGTTCTCTTGCTACTCACCAGGAGCAAATTACATCTGGAGCTTCGTTCCAAATCTGGATGAGAAGAACCAATACCATATGAGCAAGGATAGGAGCACCGTGTTGCTCAACTTAGACACGCTGACAGATACTGAATACAATATTACATGCACCGCAGTCGGGGAAGACAGCATAGGTTCGAAGACCCTGAATGTTGAGATAAGTCCGGTGGAGTCGACGATGCAGAATGTCTTTAAGATCGTCGCCATCTCTCTTGGGGTCATCGTGGTCCTCTTCTTTATTCTTCTCATCGTTTACTTTGTGAAGACGAGACTCTCGTTTGTCTGCGGCCGAGAGAACCGCTCCAGGAACCTGACCCCACAGGAGATGAGAGCGAGGATCCAGATTCGACGCAACATGTCGGGGAACTCTTCCGGGCTGTACGCCTTCCCGTCCTCGAGAATGGCAAGCTCCAGTATCACCCCTCTTATGGAAGGGCCAGAGGAAGGGGCAAGCTCAGCTGAACAGTCAAGTCCGAAGCCCCCACGGCCTGGATTGATCCCGGACAGGCACCGCCTGGAGGGGGCAGTCGGGGGCGCCATCCTGGATGAGGATGACATGATTGAGTGCGAGTATCGAGATGAGTTTGAGCCTGATCCGAAGAGCATGAATGTGGAAGGGTTGCAGTATGCTGACCTTGAGTTTAGTAGTGATGAGGAAGAATACGCTGTCGAGGATGAGGAAGAGGCGAGTGAGACGACGGGAGATGATAAGGGAGAGAAGCCAAAGGTCAACTACGCTGATATTGTGCATTTTGATCCGCGGCGGAACAGTGATCCACGGCGGAAGAGCACTAGTACTTGA